The following are encoded together in the Sphingomonas insulae genome:
- a CDS encoding Hsp70 family protein has product MTDTPSALGLDFGTTNSVAALASGDTADLVMLDAPDGPDPVFRSALCFWEDGGVHAEAGPWAIAEYLDFPEGSRFIQSFKSVAASASFEYATVFERRMRFEDLGRLFVAKLAARAGGALDGRARRVVVGRPVAFAGARPDEALARTRYDAVFGALGAEVHYVYEPVGAAFSYAARLTGAATILVADFGGGTSDFSVVRVDVPGAARRCTPLGHAGVGIAGDRFDQRIVDRLVMPLLGKGGSYRSFDKVLDIPGGYFADFADWSRLALMRNRKTLAALDTLRKSALDPDAIGRMIAVIEQELGYRLYDAVGQLKRALSQAEVAQFRFEGAGLAIAAEVTRAQFEAWIAPDIARIDAAVDQALAAAGVSAGDIDRVFLTGGTSLTPRIRRLFDERFGAERIATGGELTSIAHGLALIGMQDDIAAWAS; this is encoded by the coding sequence ATGACCGATACCCCTTCCGCGCTTGGCCTCGACTTCGGCACGACCAATTCGGTCGCGGCGCTGGCCAGCGGCGATACCGCCGACCTCGTGATGCTCGATGCGCCGGATGGCCCCGATCCGGTGTTCCGCTCGGCGCTGTGCTTCTGGGAGGATGGCGGGGTGCACGCCGAAGCCGGACCATGGGCGATCGCCGAATATCTCGACTTTCCTGAGGGCAGCCGCTTCATCCAGTCGTTCAAGTCGGTCGCCGCCAGCGCCAGCTTCGAATATGCGACGGTGTTCGAACGGCGGATGCGGTTCGAGGATCTCGGCCGCCTGTTCGTGGCCAAGCTGGCGGCGCGGGCCGGCGGCGCGCTCGACGGGCGCGCGCGGCGCGTCGTCGTCGGTCGCCCCGTCGCCTTCGCCGGTGCCCGCCCGGACGAGGCGCTGGCGCGGACGCGCTACGATGCGGTGTTCGGCGCGCTGGGGGCAGAGGTGCATTACGTCTACGAACCGGTCGGCGCGGCGTTCAGCTATGCCGCCCGCCTGACCGGCGCCGCGACGATCCTGGTCGCCGACTTCGGCGGCGGTACCAGCGACTTTTCGGTGGTGCGCGTCGACGTGCCGGGCGCGGCGCGGCGCTGCACGCCGCTCGGCCATGCCGGCGTCGGCATCGCCGGCGACCGGTTCGACCAGCGCATCGTCGACCGGCTGGTGATGCCGCTGCTGGGCAAGGGCGGATCGTACCGCTCGTTCGACAAGGTGCTGGACATCCCCGGCGGCTATTTCGCCGATTTCGCGGACTGGTCCCGCCTTGCCCTGATGCGCAACCGCAAGACGCTGGCAGCGCTCGACACCCTGCGCAAATCTGCGCTTGATCCCGATGCGATCGGGCGGATGATCGCGGTGATCGAACAGGAACTGGGCTACCGCCTGTATGACGCGGTCGGGCAGTTGAAGCGCGCGCTGTCGCAGGCCGAGGTGGCGCAGTTCCGGTTCGAGGGCGCCGGTCTCGCGATCGCGGCGGAGGTGACGCGGGCGCAGTTCGAAGCGTGGATCGCGCCGGACATCGCACGGATCGATGCCGCGGTGGACCAGGCGCTGGCGGCGGCGGGCGTGTCGGCCGGCGATATCGACCGCGTGTTCCTGACCGGCGGCACCTCGCTCACCCCGCGTATCCGCCGCCTGTTCGACGAACGCTTCGGCGCCGAACGCATCGCCACCGGAGGCGAACTCACCTCGATCGCGCACGGGCTGGCGCTGATCGGCATGCAGGACGACATCGCCGCCTGGGCGAGCTGA
- a CDS encoding DUF4153 domain-containing protein, giving the protein MTTTTTTTAKTPGRRTRPGTLAMKIAAMTPVVVMAEWIFAEDSEIGGVIGLLAIVWVAMLSIGRPIVLRSRSSRIALIAAAGYAVVLADDPNALALLLGWIAISMAALLPRRRFDHALRWVPRLGLHALVALGLPWRDLAWSAAARRRSRRGGLRAAAAMLVVPVLGGAVFLTLFANANPLIAGVFERIAWPDLGDIVWRIAVAAVMATAVWATLRPRLSVRTGDTLDLPARVAQFDPGSASLVLSLATFNVIFTGQNVLDILFLWSGAPLPGGVTMADYAHRGAYALIVTALLAAVFVLVTLRPGSSGTASPAVRRLVTLWIMQNLLLVASSALRLVDYIQAYAMTAWRLAALAWMALVATGLALILWRLLRGRSAAWLINANALAAALVLSAASAVDLKAMAAAWNADVAITQGRAGPPLDLCYLATIGPSGLTALARLERHARNATLRDRLAYLRWEAQVQTKARQGGWRSWTGRNARRLAAVEAMMGPRRPLLRAAPNGRECGWIYPVEPALLTKAAQR; this is encoded by the coding sequence ATGACCACGACGACGACGACGACGGCCAAGACGCCGGGACGACGGACCCGGCCCGGAACGCTGGCGATGAAGATCGCGGCGATGACCCCGGTCGTGGTCATGGCCGAATGGATTTTCGCCGAGGACAGCGAGATCGGCGGCGTCATCGGCCTGCTGGCAATCGTGTGGGTGGCGATGCTGTCCATCGGCCGGCCGATCGTCCTGCGCAGTCGGTCGTCCCGGATCGCGCTGATCGCGGCGGCCGGCTATGCCGTTGTGCTGGCCGACGATCCCAATGCGCTCGCGCTGCTGCTTGGCTGGATCGCCATTTCGATGGCGGCGCTGTTACCCAGGCGGCGGTTCGACCACGCCTTGCGCTGGGTGCCGCGGCTCGGGCTGCATGCGCTGGTGGCGCTCGGGCTACCATGGCGCGATCTAGCCTGGAGCGCGGCGGCACGGCGACGGAGCCGGCGCGGCGGCCTGCGTGCCGCGGCGGCGATGCTGGTCGTGCCGGTGCTGGGCGGTGCAGTGTTCCTGACGCTGTTCGCCAATGCCAATCCGTTGATCGCCGGGGTCTTCGAACGCATCGCCTGGCCGGACCTGGGTGACATCGTCTGGCGGATCGCCGTGGCGGCGGTGATGGCGACGGCGGTGTGGGCGACGCTGCGACCGCGATTGTCGGTCCGTACCGGCGACACGCTGGACCTGCCGGCGCGCGTCGCGCAATTCGATCCTGGCAGCGCGTCTCTGGTCCTGTCGCTGGCGACCTTCAACGTGATCTTTACCGGCCAGAACGTGCTCGACATCCTGTTTCTGTGGAGCGGTGCGCCCCTGCCCGGCGGGGTCACCATGGCCGATTATGCGCACCGCGGCGCCTATGCGTTGATCGTCACCGCGCTGCTCGCCGCGGTATTCGTGCTGGTGACGCTGCGCCCCGGCAGCAGCGGTACGGCAAGCCCCGCCGTCCGGCGGCTGGTGACGTTGTGGATCATGCAGAACCTGTTGCTCGTCGCGTCCAGCGCGCTGCGGCTGGTCGACTATATCCAGGCCTATGCGATGACCGCATGGCGGCTGGCGGCGCTGGCATGGATGGCGCTGGTCGCCACCGGGCTCGCGCTGATCCTGTGGCGGCTGCTGCGCGGACGATCGGCGGCGTGGCTGATCAATGCCAATGCTCTCGCCGCCGCGCTGGTGCTGAGCGCGGCGAGCGCCGTCGACCTGAAGGCGATGGCCGCGGCCTGGAACGCGGATGTGGCGATCACGCAGGGCCGGGCCGGGCCGCCGCTCGACCTGTGCTACCTCGCCACCATCGGCCCATCGGGCCTTACGGCGCTGGCCCGGCTGGAACGCCACGCCCGCAATGCCACCCTGCGCGATCGCCTGGCGTATCTGCGCTGGGAGGCGCAGGTGCAGACCAAGGCGCGGCAGGGCGGCTGGCGCAGCTGGACGGGCCGCAACGCGCGCCGGCTGGCGGCGGTGGAGGCGATGATGGGCCCACGCCGACCGCTGTTGCGCGCCGCGCCGAACGGTCGGGAATGTGGCTGGATCTATCCCGTGGAGCCGGCGCTGTTGACTAAGGCGGCGCAACGATGA
- a CDS encoding response regulator transcription factor: MILCPMPRTVLVVDDDPHIRQLLVFALGKAGLDTLEAADGEAGLALVQRHDPSLVVLDINMPRMDGLEVCRRVRADSDVPILFLSSRDDEIDRVLGIELGADDYVVKPFSPREVVARVMAILRRTAARPPAVEDGRGLEHGRLRLDLEGWRALWNGTEVVLTVTEFLILRLLASMPARVFSRDAIIDRLHGPGFAITDRTIDSHIRNLRHKFAGVGGADLIETRPGIGYRLGTCTAP; encoded by the coding sequence ATGATCCTGTGTCCGATGCCGCGCACCGTCCTCGTCGTCGACGACGATCCCCATATCCGCCAGTTGCTGGTGTTCGCGCTCGGCAAGGCCGGGCTGGACACGCTGGAGGCGGCGGATGGCGAGGCGGGACTGGCGCTCGTCCAGCGGCATGACCCCAGCCTCGTCGTGCTCGACATCAACATGCCGCGGATGGACGGGCTGGAGGTCTGTCGGCGCGTGCGCGCGGACAGCGACGTGCCGATCCTGTTCCTGTCCAGCCGCGACGACGAGATCGACCGCGTGCTCGGCATCGAACTGGGCGCGGACGATTATGTCGTGAAGCCGTTCTCGCCCCGCGAGGTGGTGGCGCGGGTGATGGCGATCCTGCGCCGCACCGCGGCGCGGCCACCGGCGGTCGAGGACGGACGCGGACTGGAACACGGCCGGCTGCGGCTAGACCTGGAGGGGTGGCGCGCGCTGTGGAACGGGACGGAGGTGGTGTTGACCGTCACCGAATTCTTGATCCTGCGGCTGCTGGCGTCGATGCCCGCCAGGGTGTTCAGCCGCGACGCGATCATCGATCGGCTGCACGGGCCGGGATTCGCGATCACCGACCGGACGATCGACAGCCATATCCGCAACCTGCGCCACAAGTTCGCCGGCGTCGGCGGTGCCGACCTGATCGAGACGCGGCCGGGCATCGGTTATCGGCTGGGGACGTGTACCGCGCCGTGA
- a CDS encoding CocE/NonD family hydrolase — protein sequence MRRSVLLLSSFSLLSVGVHAQQQTAPAGGDIPAKFTLVDTANDYIKREVMIPMRDGTKLYTVIVIPKGATNAPIVLTRTPYNAKGRASRSTSSSMLATLPLADEMFVRGGYIRVYQDVRGKYGSEGDYVVTRPVIGPLNPTKVDHVTDAYDTIDWLVNKANLPQSNGRVGMIGSSYEGFTVVMALLAPHPALKVAAPESPMIDGWMGDDWFHYGAFRLANIAWLGGQTGYKGGGTVPPTGGWDDYDNFREIGSAGDWAKKSGYDQLPYWKRMSQHPAYDGFWSGQALDKLLAANPSNVPTIWEQGLWDQEDMYGAITAWEALKAKGKIGNNFLVMGPWRHSQVNREGRSLGPFQWDGDTAAQFREQMVLPLFDQYLKDGPAANLPAAAIYNTGENHWDRLSNWPLACESGCAAPLKPIYLQADGGLGFDKGGAGGDSYVSDPAKPVPHLPRPVNFGDGRWGDWLVSDQRHADGRPDVMTYTTPVLTQAMRVSGAPIADLYAATTGTDNDFVVKVIDVFPAENASDPKMGGYQLPISLDIFRGRYRDSFANPTAIPAGKVQHYKFRLPTVNHVFQPGHRVMVQVQSSLFPLYDRNPQTYVQNIFFAKPADYRKATVTLKRGGTTPSAVLLPVVPVEQAGAK from the coding sequence ATGCGCCGTTCGGTCCTGTTGCTGTCCTCGTTCTCGCTGCTGTCGGTCGGGGTGCATGCGCAGCAGCAGACCGCGCCCGCCGGCGGCGACATCCCCGCCAAGTTCACGCTGGTCGACACCGCCAACGACTATATCAAGCGCGAGGTGATGATCCCGATGCGCGACGGGACCAAATTGTACACGGTCATCGTCATCCCCAAGGGCGCGACCAACGCCCCGATCGTCCTCACCCGCACGCCCTACAATGCCAAGGGGCGGGCCAGCCGCAGCACCAGTTCGTCGATGCTGGCGACGCTGCCGCTGGCGGACGAGATGTTCGTGCGCGGCGGCTATATCCGCGTCTACCAGGACGTCCGCGGCAAATACGGGTCGGAGGGGGACTATGTCGTCACCCGCCCGGTGATCGGTCCGCTCAATCCTACCAAAGTCGACCACGTCACCGATGCCTATGACACGATCGACTGGCTGGTGAACAAGGCGAACCTGCCGCAGTCGAACGGGCGCGTCGGCATGATCGGGTCGAGCTACGAAGGCTTCACCGTCGTCATGGCGCTGCTCGCGCCGCATCCCGCGCTGAAGGTCGCCGCGCCCGAATCGCCGATGATCGACGGCTGGATGGGCGACGACTGGTTCCATTACGGCGCTTTCCGCCTCGCCAATATCGCCTGGCTGGGTGGACAGACCGGCTACAAGGGCGGCGGCACCGTGCCGCCGACCGGCGGCTGGGACGACTATGACAATTTCCGCGAGATCGGATCGGCCGGCGACTGGGCGAAGAAGTCTGGCTACGACCAATTGCCCTATTGGAAGCGCATGTCGCAGCACCCCGCCTATGACGGCTTCTGGTCGGGGCAGGCGCTCGACAAGCTCCTTGCGGCGAACCCCTCGAACGTACCCACGATCTGGGAACAGGGATTGTGGGATCAGGAGGACATGTACGGCGCGATCACCGCGTGGGAGGCGTTGAAGGCCAAGGGCAAGATCGGCAACAACTTCCTCGTCATGGGGCCGTGGCGGCACAGCCAAGTCAACCGCGAGGGCCGCAGCCTCGGCCCGTTCCAGTGGGACGGCGATACCGCGGCACAGTTCCGCGAACAGATGGTGCTGCCGCTGTTCGATCAATATCTGAAAGACGGCCCGGCCGCGAACCTGCCCGCCGCCGCCATCTACAACACCGGCGAAAACCATTGGGACCGCCTGTCCAACTGGCCGCTCGCCTGTGAAAGCGGCTGTGCCGCGCCGCTGAAGCCGATCTATCTGCAGGCCGACGGTGGCCTCGGCTTCGACAAGGGCGGCGCGGGCGGCGACAGCTACGTGTCCGATCCCGCCAAGCCGGTGCCGCATCTGCCGCGCCCGGTGAACTTCGGCGATGGGCGCTGGGGCGACTGGCTGGTCAGCGACCAGCGCCACGCCGATGGCCGCCCCGACGTCATGACCTACACCACCCCGGTACTGACCCAGGCGATGCGCGTGTCCGGCGCGCCGATCGCCGACCTCTATGCGGCGACCACCGGCACCGACAATGACTTCGTCGTCAAGGTCATCGACGTCTTCCCCGCCGAAAATGCGTCGGACCCGAAGATGGGCGGGTACCAGCTGCCGATCAGCCTCGACATCTTCCGCGGCCGCTATCGCGACAGCTTCGCCAACCCGACCGCGATCCCCGCCGGCAAGGTCCAGCATTACAAATTCCGCCTGCCGACGGTGAACCACGTCTTCCAGCCCGGCCACCGCGTGATGGTGCAGGTCCAGTCGAGCCTGTTCCCGCTCTACGATCGCAATCCGCAGACCTACGTCCAGAACATCTTCTTCGCCAAGCCGGCGGATTACCGGAAGGCGACGGTGACGCTGAAGCGCGGCGGCACCACGCCCAGCGCGGTGCTGCTGCCGGTGGTGCCGGTCGAACAGGCAGGGGCGAAATAG
- a CDS encoding sensor histidine kinase has product MRRLAARALTRRGYRVTMAEGGSEGVLLAATQPFDLIAVDHYMPGMDGLETLARIGDLPAPPPVVYVTGSDEGRIAVAALKAGAVDYVVKTVGEDFFDLLAASFQQVLDRSRLSREKARAEEDLRASNARLEALLGEVNHRVANSLQLVSAMVRLQASALVDPTARAALDDTQRRIGAIAQVHRRLYSANDVESVDMREYLGSLIEELTETLSCDSAPHALHLVAELIRLPTDKAVSLGVIVTELVTNACKYAYPTGAGGEIRVMLRREGEDVFLLAVEDDGCGMPVGATPKGTGLGTKLIRAMAQSLQSIIEYEPRDHGVRATLRAPLA; this is encoded by the coding sequence ATTCGCCGGCTGGCGGCGCGTGCGCTGACGCGGCGGGGGTATCGGGTGACGATGGCGGAAGGCGGCAGCGAGGGCGTGCTGCTCGCCGCCACGCAGCCGTTCGACCTGATCGCGGTCGATCACTACATGCCGGGCATGGACGGGCTGGAAACGCTGGCGCGGATCGGCGATCTGCCGGCTCCGCCGCCGGTCGTCTACGTCACCGGATCGGACGAGGGCCGGATCGCCGTCGCCGCGCTGAAGGCCGGCGCGGTGGATTACGTTGTGAAGACGGTGGGCGAGGACTTCTTCGACCTGCTCGCCGCAAGTTTCCAACAGGTGCTCGACCGCAGTCGCCTGTCGCGAGAAAAGGCACGGGCCGAGGAAGACCTGCGCGCCAGCAACGCCCGGCTCGAGGCGCTGCTGGGCGAGGTGAACCACCGCGTCGCCAATTCGCTGCAGCTGGTGTCGGCGATGGTGCGGTTGCAGGCGAGCGCGCTGGTCGATCCGACGGCGCGCGCCGCGCTGGACGATACCCAGCGGCGGATCGGTGCGATCGCGCAGGTCCATCGCCGGCTGTATTCGGCGAACGACGTCGAAAGCGTCGACATGCGCGAATATCTGGGTTCGCTGATCGAAGAGTTGACCGAGACGCTGTCATGCGACTCGGCCCCGCATGCCCTGCACCTCGTCGCCGAACTGATCCGCCTGCCGACGGACAAGGCGGTGTCATTGGGCGTGATCGTCACCGAACTGGTGACCAATGCGTGCAAATACGCCTATCCGACCGGCGCCGGCGGCGAGATCCGGGTGATGCTGCGACGCGAGGGCGAGGACGTGTTCCTGCTGGCGGTCGAGGATGATGGCTGCGGCATGCCGGTCGGGGCGACGCCGAAGGGGACGGGCCTTGGCACCAAGCTGATCAGGGCGATGGCGCAAAGCCTGCAATCGATCATCGAATACGAACCGCGCGACCACGGCGTGCGCGCGACGCTGCGCGCACCGCTGGCGTAA
- a CDS encoding class I SAM-dependent methyltransferase, with product MRLLVSMVAAAAMTTGVLAQDKAAPAGSAITRALADPARADQSGDDARRQAAAVLAFSGVKPGDTVVDYLPGSGYWTRIFTNVVGPKGKVYALWPAAGAKYAAKSLPALQARGLANVTAEVQATNLPTIAQPADLFWTVQNYHDIPNKGAGEPALRAFDTAVFKLLKKGGTYVVIDHADAAGTGMSGTETRHRIDPDAVRRQIEATGFRFVGASKVLANPADDHSKNVFDPAIRGKTDQFVLKFRKP from the coding sequence ATGCGGTTGCTTGTATCGATGGTCGCGGCGGCCGCGATGACCACCGGCGTGCTGGCACAGGACAAGGCGGCGCCCGCCGGCTCCGCGATCACCCGCGCGCTCGCCGATCCTGCCCGCGCCGATCAGTCCGGCGACGATGCCCGGCGCCAGGCGGCGGCAGTGCTCGCCTTCTCCGGCGTCAAGCCGGGCGATACGGTGGTCGATTACCTGCCGGGCAGCGGCTATTGGACGCGTATCTTCACCAACGTCGTCGGGCCCAAGGGCAAGGTGTATGCGCTCTGGCCCGCCGCCGGCGCGAAATATGCCGCGAAGTCGCTGCCGGCGTTGCAGGCCCGCGGCCTCGCCAACGTCACCGCCGAGGTGCAGGCCACCAACCTGCCGACCATCGCGCAACCGGCCGACCTGTTCTGGACGGTGCAGAACTATCACGACATCCCCAACAAGGGGGCAGGCGAACCGGCCTTGCGCGCGTTCGACACGGCGGTGTTCAAGCTGCTGAAAAAGGGTGGCACCTATGTGGTGATCGACCATGCCGACGCCGCCGGCACCGGCATGTCCGGCACCGAAACGCGCCATCGCATCGATCCCGACGCGGTCCGCCGGCAGATCGAGGCGACGGGCTTCCGCTTCGTCGGTGCCAGCAAGGTGCTGGCGAACCCCGCCGACGATCACAGCAAGAACGTGTTCGACCCGGCGATCCGCGGCAAGACCGACCAGTTCGTCCTCAAGTTCCGCAAGCCATAA
- a CDS encoding oxygenase MpaB family protein: MGDIRDTIQRQVHRLVGFGDGAVDLTRPEGDDGLFGPGSAAWIVHGDFTAMMAGGVAALLLQMLHPGALAGVWDHSNFRRDMLGRLRRTAQFISGTTYGATATAEALIGKVRIIHDRVAGTLPDGTAYSANDPDLLTWVHVAEVASFLAAHRRYRDPSFPTAQQDRYLTEYAIVAEKLGATGVPKTQKQVDAYFAAIRPRLRADHRTREVARALLHQQPASRAMAPAQTLLMEGGIDLLPDWAARMHGLERPSVGRPAVRAGMAGIGSVLRWALRDGSATRASDQG; encoded by the coding sequence ATGGGCGATATCCGCGACACAATCCAGCGACAGGTACATCGGCTGGTCGGATTCGGCGATGGCGCCGTCGACCTGACCCGGCCGGAGGGCGACGACGGCCTGTTCGGGCCGGGATCGGCCGCCTGGATCGTGCACGGCGATTTCACCGCGATGATGGCGGGCGGGGTCGCCGCATTGCTGCTCCAGATGCTGCATCCGGGCGCGCTGGCCGGCGTGTGGGACCATAGCAACTTTCGCCGCGACATGCTCGGCCGGCTGCGGCGGACGGCGCAGTTCATCTCGGGCACGACCTACGGCGCGACGGCGACGGCGGAGGCGCTGATCGGCAAGGTCCGCATCATCCACGATCGCGTCGCCGGCACCCTGCCCGACGGCACGGCGTACAGCGCGAACGATCCGGACCTGCTCACCTGGGTCCACGTCGCCGAAGTGGCGAGCTTCCTGGCCGCGCACCGCCGCTATCGCGACCCCAGCTTTCCGACCGCGCAGCAGGACCGCTACCTGACCGAATATGCCATCGTCGCGGAAAAGCTGGGCGCCACCGGCGTGCCGAAGACGCAGAAACAGGTCGATGCCTATTTCGCCGCGATCCGGCCCCGGCTGCGCGCTGACCATCGTACCCGCGAAGTTGCCCGCGCGTTGCTGCACCAGCAGCCGGCCAGCCGGGCGATGGCGCCGGCGCAGACGCTGTTGATGGAGGGCGGCATCGACCTGCTGCCCGACTGGGCCGCACGCATGCACGGGCTGGAACGCCCATCGGTCGGTCGCCCGGCGGTCCGCGCCGGTATGGCGGGGATCGGATCGGTGCTGCGCTGGGCGTTGCGCGACGGATCCGCCACGCGCGCGAGCGATCAGGGCTGA
- a CDS encoding DUF1440 domain-containing protein encodes MTSIARTLAAGIAGGLVASLAMNLFQGMAAPAFGQGGSNDDPATVKAADSAKQLVIGDAVTQKHRETAGSVVHYVTGAALGAGYALAARRWPQTTTGFGIAYGLGVATLLDDAVVPAFGWGPAPTDTPPATHAYGLASHAVFGLALEATRRGLDAVLD; translated from the coding sequence GTGACGTCAATTGCCAGGACCCTTGCCGCCGGAATCGCCGGAGGGCTCGTCGCCAGCCTCGCCATGAACCTGTTCCAGGGTATGGCGGCGCCGGCGTTCGGACAGGGCGGCAGCAACGACGATCCCGCCACCGTGAAGGCCGCGGACAGCGCCAAGCAGCTGGTCATCGGCGATGCGGTCACGCAGAAGCATCGCGAGACGGCCGGTAGCGTGGTCCACTACGTCACCGGCGCCGCGCTGGGCGCGGGCTATGCGCTGGCGGCGCGGCGCTGGCCGCAGACGACGACCGGTTTCGGCATCGCCTATGGCCTAGGCGTGGCGACATTGCTCGACGATGCCGTGGTCCCCGCGTTCGGTTGGGGACCAGCACCCACCGATACGCCGCCGGCGACGCATGCCTATGGTCTGGCGAGTCACGCGGTATTCGGCCTGGCGCTGGAAGCGACCCGGCGCGGCCTCGACGCCGTGCTGGACTGA
- a CDS encoding sensor histidine kinase yields the protein MYRAVIGRLAGGAKAWAKRHWPRLRLRTILFATLFLVAALPGFGAVFLRVYENALVRRTEAELVAQGAALAAAAAADWPGARGGPLYPHRIVPPGDGIDLSLTPILAERPAPGAATSIAADAANAAFRLAPVLRATQMTTLASILLLDDKGQIVAGNGRRGGYAMLPEVAGALRGRTTTVLRRNGSYRAVYSFEWLSRAAAIRVHHARPIVVDGRVVGVLLLSRSARALFRGVYEDRGKIAIGIAAIFGLLVLLSGVISRGITLPIERLGQATRAVAGGRGSVPDVPPTAAIEIQGLYADFAAMTAAIERRSRYLRDFAYAVSHEFKTPLAGIRGAIELLQDHPDMAAGDRHRFLANADADAGRLALLVTRLLELARADMAVPADDAVDPVPVVARTADAYRAEGFAIAVAWTVPPPRVALPAATIENALATLFDNARQAGARSMRVAGSVGERVALHVTDDGLGIAAGDRLRLFEPFFTTRRTDGGTGLGLAIARSLLEAGGGTIAWVEAAETTFVVTLPVAAP from the coding sequence GTGTACCGCGCCGTGATCGGCCGGCTGGCCGGTGGGGCGAAGGCCTGGGCGAAGCGCCATTGGCCGCGGCTGCGGCTGCGCACCATCCTGTTCGCGACGCTGTTCTTGGTCGCGGCGCTGCCCGGCTTCGGCGCGGTGTTCCTGCGCGTGTACGAGAATGCCCTGGTGCGCCGCACCGAAGCGGAATTGGTCGCGCAGGGGGCAGCGCTGGCGGCGGCCGCCGCCGCGGACTGGCCGGGTGCGCGCGGCGGACCATTGTATCCGCACCGGATCGTGCCGCCGGGCGACGGCATCGACCTCAGCCTGACGCCCATTCTGGCAGAGCGCCCCGCGCCGGGCGCAGCGACGTCGATCGCCGCCGATGCCGCCAACGCGGCGTTCCGTCTGGCACCGGTACTGCGCGCGACGCAGATGACGACGCTGGCGAGCATCCTGCTGCTCGACGACAAGGGACAGATCGTCGCAGGCAATGGCCGGCGCGGCGGCTATGCCATGCTGCCGGAGGTCGCCGGGGCGCTGCGCGGGCGGACGACGACGGTCTTGCGCCGCAACGGGTCGTATCGCGCCGTATACAGCTTCGAATGGCTCTCACGCGCCGCGGCGATCCGGGTCCATCATGCACGCCCGATCGTCGTGGATGGCCGCGTCGTCGGCGTGCTGCTGCTGTCGCGATCGGCGCGCGCGCTGTTCCGCGGCGTGTACGAGGATCGCGGCAAGATCGCGATCGGGATCGCTGCCATCTTCGGGTTGCTGGTGCTGCTGAGCGGCGTGATCTCCCGCGGGATCACCCTGCCGATCGAACGGCTCGGCCAGGCGACGCGTGCGGTCGCGGGCGGTCGCGGCAGCGTGCCGGACGTACCGCCTACCGCCGCGATCGAGATCCAGGGCCTCTATGCCGATTTCGCGGCGATGACCGCCGCGATCGAGCGACGGTCCCGCTATCTGCGCGACTTCGCCTACGCGGTCAGCCACGAATTCAAGACGCCGCTCGCCGGTATCCGGGGCGCGATCGAGCTGTTGCAGGATCATCCGGACATGGCGGCGGGGGACCGCCATCGCTTCCTCGCCAACGCCGATGCGGATGCCGGCCGGCTGGCGCTTCTGGTGACGCGGCTGCTCGAACTGGCGCGCGCCGACATGGCGGTGCCGGCGGACGATGCGGTCGATCCGGTCCCGGTGGTGGCCCGAACCGCGGACGCCTATCGCGCCGAGGGGTTCGCCATCGCGGTCGCATGGACGGTGCCGCCGCCGCGTGTCGCGCTGCCCGCCGCGACGATCGAGAATGCGCTGGCCACGCTGTTCGACAATGCGCGGCAGGCGGGGGCGCGAAGCATGCGCGTCGCGGGGTCGGTGGGCGAGCGGGTCGCGCTGCACGTCACCGATGACGGGCTGGGGATCGCCGCCGGCGACCGGCTGCGGTTGTTCGAGCCGTTCTTCACGACGCGGCGTACGGACGGCGGCACCGGGCTGGGACTGGCCATCGCGCGGTCCCTGCTGGAGGCTGGCGGCGGTACGATCGCATGGGTGGAAGCGGCAGAGACGACCTTCGTCGTGACTCTGCCGGTTGCGGCGCCCTGA
- a CDS encoding response regulator: protein MNAHQSVGIVMIEDDEGHARLIEKNIRRAGILNDIRHFTDGTQALHHLFEASDGPAKNGPALVLLDLNLPDMSGTDILAKIKEEGSPLKRTPVVVLTTTDDKVEIQRCYDLGCNVYITKPVNYESFAQAIRQLGLFLSVIQVPEVEEH from the coding sequence ATGAACGCCCATCAATCCGTCGGCATCGTCATGATCGAGGACGACGAGGGCCATGCGCGGCTGATCGAAAAGAACATCCGCCGCGCCGGTATCCTCAACGACATCCGGCATTTCACGGACGGCACCCAGGCGCTGCACCATCTGTTCGAGGCATCCGACGGCCCCGCCAAGAACGGTCCGGCGCTGGTGCTGCTCGATCTCAACCTGCCCGACATGAGCGGCACCGACATCCTGGCAAAGATCAAGGAAGAGGGCAGCCCGCTGAAGCGCACGCCGGTCGTCGTGCTCACCACCACGGATGACAAGGTCGAGATCCAGCGCTGCTATGATCTGGGCTGCAACGTCTACATCACCAAGCCGGTGAACTACGAAAGCTTCGCGCAGGCGATCCGTCAGCTCGGGCTGTTCCTGTCAGTGATCCAGGTGCCTGAAGTCGAGGAACACTGA